A window of the Nycticebus coucang isolate mNycCou1 chromosome 3, mNycCou1.pri, whole genome shotgun sequence genome harbors these coding sequences:
- the THSD8 gene encoding thrombospondin type-1 domain-containing protein 8, protein MARSQAALLLLPLMLRLLATPAQFSLDYQYFGQQGEGDTWEQLRQQRQKEVENSILGPWGKWRCLCDLGKQERSRQVVGTAPGPVFMDRENLIQVRPCRQQDCTSCKPMDCDWRP, encoded by the exons ATGGCCCGGAGCCAGGcggcgctgctgctgctgcctctgatGCTCCGGCTGCTGGCTACCCCTGCCCAATTCTCCCTGGACTACCAGTACTTCGGCCAGCAGGGCGAAGGTGACACCTGGGAGCAGCTGAGGCAGCAGCGACAAAAGG AGGTGGAGAACTCCATCCTTGGCCCATGGGGAAAGTGGCGCTGTCTCTGTGACTTGGGCAAGCAGGAGCGCAGCCGCCAGGTGGTAGGCACAGCTCCTGGACCTGTGTTCATGGACCGTGAGAACCTGATCCAGGTACGGCCCTGTCGGCAACAAGATTGTACATCGTGCAAGCCGATGGACTGCGACTGGAGGCCCTGA